The stretch of DNA ATTATGATCGTTCGGCAAATTTTTCTGAATATAAAACGTATAACTTTCATCCAAATATGAATTTAAGTACAATTTCAGAATTAGACGGAAAACGTATTTTAAATGCTATTGAAAGTCAGATGAATGCAAAAGGATTTCGTTTATCAGATGCTCCAGATTTATATGTAGATGTGGCACCCTCATCAAGAACACGTAAAAAACAGGCAGGTAGCCTTGGTATCGGGTTAGGTAATTGGGGTAGAAATTTTGGAGTAAATATTGGTACATCTGTTCCTATTACAACAAAAGTAGAAGATAGTAGTTTGGTTTTAGAAATGATTGATGCTAATTCAAATCAAATGATTTGGCAAGGTGTTTTTGAAGATACAGCGAGTGCATCGAGTAGTCCAGCTGAGAAAGAAGGAATGGTTAACAAATCAGTAAGTGAGTTGTTAGTCAATTTTCCTCCAAAATAAATATATTAATGAGTAGAAAAAATACACAAATGATCATATTAGCTATGTTTTCATTATATGGAATCATAGCTATATTAATTTCATTCCCTTTTTCACCATTTTTAAATGCATCTGTGCCTTTAAGAGGTCTTTTTCCACCTAATTATAGAATGTTTGTGAAACCAGCAAAAGTTTATTCGACACTTGAGTTTGTGTATTTCAATGAGGGAAAAAATGATAGTGTTAAGATTCCTTATTCAGAAGATCTTCAGCAAAAAATGAAAGATGATTTTCCTTTTAACGCCAATTCTTACTACTACTATAGGGCACTTTTGTTTTCCTCTCATAAGTTAGATTATTTCAACAATATGGATCAATATATAAAAAATCATCCTGAAGTAGAATTGAATACTAGAAAACAAGTGGCGTATAAAGAAGAAGGAAAGCGAATGCCTTATTATAAGAAAGGACTTTATAATCTTGCTGGAAAAATACAGAAAGAGAATGAGTCGTTAGAAAAATATCATAATGTTATAATAAGGTTAAAAGCCCATAATATACTCCCAAAATACGATAGTGTATATTATAAAAGAAACGAATATGTTTATTCATTACCTAATATTAGAACTGTTATAGAATTAGAAAAATGATTCAATTAGATTCCATATTGTCGTTTTTGAATAAAGAAAATTATTATGCTAAAGTTTCTGCATTATTTAGAGTATCGATTTGCTTAGTTTTAATAATAGACTTTTTATTCCATATAGAATCTGTAAAAGATTTTTATTCATTAGACACTTGGTTTATTTCGGTGAACCAAACACCATTTTTGAATTATGTTAGAGAATATATTGGTGTGTTCTTTTTTATATATTTTGTTTTGTTGATATTCTATCTTTTAGGAATAGGTAGAAATGTCACAGCTTTGGCTTTCTTAATAGTAGTGATTTTAAAACAAAATATTACACCAGAAGTTATTAATTGGATTGATCATATTTTAAGAATAACACTTTTTTTAATGATTTTTGTGAATTCGTATTCATACTTGAGTGTTATTAAGTATGAGAAACCTATTTTTGATATTGATCAATCAACCAGTAATTTAATATCTAATTTGGGTGTTTATCTTATAATAGGTCATATTTTTTTAATTTATACAGATAATGGAATTGCTAAATTATTTGAAAGAGATTGGCAAAATGGACAAGCTTTTTATTTCTCAGTAAAACATGTATGGGTTGAAGGGACAAGTTTAAATAATCCATTGGCAGATAATATTTATGTATCAGCTATAGCTACTTATGGCACTTTGTTAAGTCAAGTTCTTTTTGTGCCATTAGTGTTATTTAAACCAACAAAAAATTTTATTATATACATTACAATTTTATTTCATGCAATTTTAGCCGTGTGTTTTTATATATATAAATTTCAGGCTGTTATGATATTATTACACTTGTTTTTATATACAGATAAAGAAATGCTACGAGCAAAATTTTTATCCAAATATTGGAAAACTAGTTGAAATAATCAGATTTGTATTGAATTCCTAAAATAGCTTTTTTTATAACTTCATTGATAATTAAATACGTAATAACAGATCCTATTGCAATAATAATAGCTTGAAATGAAGCTTTCTTGAAATCAAAATTAGATAGATTTGAAGTAATTATTAATTGATTAAAAGCACTTGCTATACGAGTCCTTTCGTTATAACATATTAATAATAAGACTAATAAATAAAAGACTACATTAACGAGTGCTTGAAGTATTCCTGGAAGACCATAAAAATAATCAATTAAAAGAATATTGAGGAGTATAGGAAATAAAATAACAACACCGATTAATTTAGTTTTATTAAAAAGTAATAAAAATCCTCCCAATATCTGTAAGCATCCAATGATAGCAGTAAGCGTATCTGAATAACTGAAAAATACCCACATTAAGTCAAAACCTGATATTTCATTAAGTGTCTTGTCATAAAGTTGTTTCCCATAGGCAAATTGATGTCCACCAAATTTTACATAGCCATATTTAAACATGTAAATAGCAGTGAAAAAACGCCAAACTAATTCAAGTGTTTTAAGGGAAAAAACAGATAGAGTATTCATAATGATTGTTTTAGTGACGAAGATAGTAATTATTTAATGTATATAGTCATGATTAATCTTAGCTTTTATATCTTTGCAAAAATTTTAATTAATGTCAGAACAAAATAAATGTTCTTTTTGTGGTAAGAACGAAAATGAAGTTAGTATATTGATCGCGGGATTGGATGGACATATATGTAATAATTGTGCTGAACAAGCAAATGGAATTGTAACACAAGAGTTATCTCATAAATCCCAAGAACAATTGGAAGAAGAACTTGTTTTACATTCACCAAAAGCAATTAAAGAGTTTTTAGATCAGTATGTTATTGGTCAAGATGAAGCTAAAAAAACATTGTCAGTAGCAGTATATAATCATTATAAAAGAATTTTAAATCAAAGAGAAGAGGGAGAGGATGATGTTGAAATTCAAAAATCGAATGTAATTATTGCAGGAGAGACTGGTACGGGAAAAACATTGTTAGCTAAGACAATTGCTAGATTATTAAATGTCCCTTTTACGATTGTTGATGCAACCGTTTTGACACAAGCAGGCTATGTAGGTGAAGATGTAGAAAGTATTTTGTCTCGTTTGCTTCAAGATGCAGATTATAATGTGGATAGAGCTGAAAGAGGTATTATTTTTATTGATGAGATAGATAAGATAGCACGAAAAGGAGATAATCCATCCATTACACGTGACGTAAGTGGAGAAGGAGTACAACAAGCTTTATTAAAAATATTAGAAGGTTCAATTGTAAATGTCCCACCACAAGGAGGTAGAAAACATCCTGATCAAAAATATATTCAGGTAAACACAACGAATATATTATTTATAGCTGGAGGAGCTTTTGTAGGGATTAAAGATAAAATTAGTAGTCGTTTAAATACTTCTATAATAGGTTATAGTTTAGCAAGAAAAGAAAATATTGATAAAGATAATTTATTGAAATATGTTAATGCTCAAGATTTAAGATCTTTTGGTTTAATTCCAGAGTTAATTGGACGTCTTCCAGTACTAACATATTTAAATCCTTTAGAAAAATCTGTATTACTGAAAATTTTAATCGAACCTAAAAATTCATTAATTAAACAGTACGTTAAACTATTTGCTTTAGACGACGTTGAATTAAAAATTGACGACGAAGCATTAGAAACTATCGTTGATTATGCAATTGACCTAGGCTTAGGAGCTAGAGGACTACGTTCTTTATGTGAAGTGATATTCAGAGATTATATGTTTAATATAGAAGACTATAAAGGAGTGTTAAATATTTCTAAAAAGGAAATTGAAGAAAAAATGAAAGTTGTTGATTTAACGAGGTTTAATTAACTGTAATAAGTTAAATAAAAATGTTAAATTTTTTTTTTAATTGTAAAATAATTTTACCTTTGTAGCCAAGTTAGTGTGTAATAATGTAAAATTATTAATGGTATGAAAAAAATTTTATTATCTGTATCGGTTTTAGGTGCAGTAGTAGCAAGCGCTCAGTCTGGGATAAGTGTCGCAGCTGGTGGGAGTGTGCATGTTCAGCCTAATACATTGGTATATTCACAAGGTGGATTAGATGTAGCAACAACAGGAACAGTAGTTTCTGACGGACATGTGCAATTGGAAACAAAGTATACAAACGCAAAGGCTGATGGGTCTAACGTGCAGTTTATGTATACTGATACAACGTCAGGTAATGCAGCAGGAGAAAATACTGCTTACGGTCAGTTGATTATTAAGGATAATGCTTCATCAGTAACAGGTAAGGTGTTTATGGAAACGCCAATCATTAAAAAACAATCTGGAGTTGGTGTGGAAATCTCTTTTCCATTTAAAGCAGGAGGAAGTCTTTTAGATGTTGTAAATAGTGCCAGTTCTGCATCATATAATGCAAGTACTGGAGTAACAACTTTAACTTCTTTAGGTAATAGCATTGCAGATGCAGGTTCTTATAATACAAGACCTATTTATTACCAAAAAAATAATACACATGAAGTAGAACCAGAAGGAGCTACTTTAAGAAGCCCTGAAACATTGTATTCAATATTTATGACGCAAGCAGGATATAGTACTGCTTTTACTAATATATCAACTTCTGGTAATGCGTCAGATCAAATTGATGTTGTTTTCAGTGGAATACCTTATACAGGAGCATTTGATGTTTCTCAAGTAGCTCAGGTTTTAGGTAGCGATGGTACAACTACTTTTGAAAGTGTTAGTGATTTAGCAACTTCAAAGGCACGTAAAAATAGTAGAGGACATTACTACTATACATATTTAGAAGATTTTGTTGATGCTGCGACAGCTTCAACATGGGGACATAATATCTATGGTTATGGTAATCCATATACTTCAAATATTTCATTAACTCAATTATTTGCAGATTCTAATATTGATGCAGCAGATATAGCAGGTTTAGCTATACACGGAAGTGAAGCAGACGATGATTTTGAAGGAGGTGCTGGATCAACATCAGGTAAGTTTTATAGAGCTACTTGTAGTGGTTCTGATGGAGATGCAGTTGATTCAAACAAGTGTGCAGGTGATTTAGTAAGAGGAACTAATTTTATCTTAAGACCTTTCGGTTCAGTATGGGTAAAATATAGAACGGGTAAATCAGTACACACTTTAAAGTTTTCTGATAATATTAAAACATTTGGTTATACAGGGTTAATTCTTTCACAAGGTACTTTAGTTGGTAATGCATCTGGAGATAATACATCTGCAAGAGTTGCTAATAGTGAAAGTTCATCGGCTAGAAGAGCTTCAGCTAGAACTGCTTCTGCAAGTAATGTGAATAGTTTAGAAGTGTTACGTTTAGGTATCAACCAAAATGATAAGCAGTTAGATAATGTATTTATTGCTGCAAATCCTTGGGCAGAAAAAGAATTAGATGATAAATTAGATGCTCATAAAGAAGCAACAGAAATGTTGACTGTTGTAAATGAAGATTTAACATCTGAAGATAAGAACTTACATATCAATGGTATTAGTATGGATGAGTATGTTGGGAAACCAATTAACTTAGCAGTTAATACAAATGCTGGTAGTCAATATTCTTTTAAAGGAGATGTACGTATTGCTTCTACAACTAATTTAGATAATACAAATTTCTTCTTTGAAGATAAACAAGCTAAGAAAATTGTAAGAGTAGGTTCAGATTTTGATTATTCATATATTGCTTCAAATAATGACGATAATAGATTTACTGTTTATTATAAAGAAACACCAGTAGATGTTGATGAAGAAGTTGTTGATGAAGTTACAGGTGGTGAAATGAATGTGGCTAAAGATGCTTCAGGAGAAACATATGTTGTATTTAAAGGTATGACTGGTAAAGCAAAAGTAATGGTTTATAATGTATTAGGTCAATTAGTTTATGCTGATGAAGATGTTTCAACTAATGCTAATTATTCATTAAGTAAACTACCTGAAAATTCTGGAGTATATATTGTAAAAGTTATTGACGATAAGGGTAAAGTTATCTCTAAAAAAATAGTTAAATAATAGAAAAAATAATTTTAAAATGAAAAATTTTTTAGTGCTTATACTGGGGTTGATTGGCCAAATGGTTTTATTCGCTCAAACACCACCAGACCCAGGAGATAATGCCTTGGGAGGAAGTGGAGATCAAGAATTACCTGTAGATCAATATACCATTTTATTAGTTGTTATTTTATTAGGAGTAGCAGTATGGTATTACAAAAAGAATGTAATGAAATTAGTTAAGTAATTCATATATTTAACATAAATTTTAAAAGCCCCGATTAATCGGGGCTTTTTTTGGTATATTTGTTGTTATAATTATTTTAAAATAAAAAAAATGAAGAAAATTTCTTTAGCGTTACTGGTTTGTTTTTCTACAATGCTTTTTGCTGGATTTAATATAAAAGGTATAATTTCTGATTATACAAGTAAAGATGTTACTATTCGTAAAGCAGAAGGTGTGTCATATAAGAATATGGCGATTGTAACAACCAATAAAAAAGGAGAGTTTAGTTACAGAATGGGAGAAGATTTTAAAGGTTTAATGTTGATAAGTATTGATGATACCAAACAAACTATTCTTCTATTAGCAGATGGAAAAGATATTACGTTCCAAACGTCTATTAAATCGATTGGTTCTCCTGTTTTTCCTCCTAATACAATTAACTCAGCCTTTCAATCGTATATAAAAGATGCTAATAAAGGAAATCTAAATCAAATTTTAGACTATATATTAGGTACTTACTCTGAAGATGATGCCTATTATAAAGCTACAAAAGCAGAAAAAGAACGTATAGCAAATCAATCTTTTAATACACAATATTTAGAACAGTATCCATTAATTAATTTTTATGTTGATGGTCAAGAAAATATTTCAAAATATAATTCAGTTCGTGATGAGTTAGCTTCTAAAGCTGAACGCAAAAATATTATTGAAAAGGTACAAAACTCAGGAGAATACCTTGAAACAACTAATTTATTAGGGGATTATGTTACTAGTTATTTTATGCTTGGGAATAATATCTATAAAAGTAAAGCTGATTTAGATCAGAATATGAAGAAAGATTTAGATGAATTATTAGCAGCAGCTGATATTGAAACAGAAAGAGGTCAATTAGTATTAACACGAGTATTAGATTTATTAAAGAGCTATGGTTTTAATGATTTAGTAAATGATTATATTCAAGATGTTGAAGGTTTGACATGTGAAGTATCCTCTGTATTAACAAATAAAGTTAAAGCTTTTGGAGCAGTTAGAGTAGGAGCTACTCTCCCTGATGCTAAATTACCCGATGGGAAATCAATATATAAAGTAAAAGCAAAGAATAAAGTTATTTTGTTTTGGTCTCCGGAATGCCCACATTGTTTAAAGGATTTACCACAAATTGTATCAATGTATCCTAAATTAAAAGAAAAAGGAGGTGAAATTATCTCTTTTGGAGCAGACACAGATAAACATAAATATGATCAACTAGTAAAAGATAAGAAGTGGATTAATTATTATGATAAAGGAAGTGTGTACCTTGAAAAGTATGGAATTACAGCTTTCCCTACATTTATTGTATTAGATGAGAATAATGTTGTACAGGGTACATATTCTAAAATGGAAGATGTAATGAATAATATTAAATAAAATAGTTGTTATTATAATGATAAAAGCCTCAATCTATAGATTGAGGCTTTTATTTTATTAGTTAAATATAATGGTCTATTTTAATTTTTCATCTTCAATTTCGGAATAATTTAATTCGATAGGGTTTCTATTTTTACGCATTTTGATATTGATAAATTCAACAGCTAATGAAAAGAAGATCGCAAAATATAGATAACCTTTAGGAATAGCATGAATTTCCATTTCTCCAAACGTTAAATGAGCTAAATGTGATCCTTCAGCTAATAACATAACACCAATTAAAATCAAAAATGATAACCCTAATATTTGAATAGTTGGATGTTCATTAACGAACTTACTTACTGGGCCAGCAAAGGCCATCATAATAATAATAGAAATAACTACGGCTAATACCATAATGATTAAACCTCCTGTTTCACCAAATCCTAGAGGGGGTTGATCTAAAGAGACTAAACCAATTGCAGTTAAGATGGAGTCAAAAGAAAAAACTAAATTTAACATAGCAATTTGAAAAATAGCATTTGTTAAATTACCTCCAGAAGCTTTGGCTGTTTCTTCTTCATCGCCTTCTAATTTATGGTGAATTTCACTTACAGCTTTATATAATAAGAATAATCCACCTATTAAAATAATGATACTTTGCCCAGAGGGAGCTACTGAAAATCCCCATACATCTAGGTGGAATAGGCTTTCTTGTAAACTTAAAACCCATTTAATTCCAAATAAAAGAATGATACGAAAAATCATAGCTAAACCAAGTCCAATGTTTCGAGCTTTAGGTTGGTCTTTAGGATCTAGTTTTCCAGATACAATAGATATAAAAACGATATTGTCAATTCCCAATACAATCTCAAGAAAAGTTAAAGTAAGAAGGGCAACCCATGCTTGTGGATTAGTGAAAACATCTAACCATCCAGCATCTAAAAAGGTTAAAAAACTCATATTTATTAATTTTTTTGTTGTTTAACATTGCAAAGATACTTTTTTGAATAGACTATCCTAAAAATCAATTATTAAAATTAAGATTTAAAAGAAAGTTCTATATTTGGACTGAATACTAAACAAATATTAAAAATTAAGGGGATGAGATGGGTTTATTTCATAGCACTAGTGTTGATATGGGGAAGTGGATTTTTATTTATAAAAAAGGCTTTAATAGGTTATTCCCCAGTAGAAGTGAGTTGTTTACGAATATTATTACCAAGTGTATTTTTAAGTTTTATAGCAATAAAATCATTTTATGAAATAAATAGAAAAGATATTAAATGGATTATTCTATCGGCTATTTTTGGAATAATGTCTACGATTTATGTTCTACCTTTTGTACAAACAAAAATCAATAGTTCAGTTGTGGGAGTTATGGTTTCTATGACACCTGTGATAACAGCCATTTTCGGAAAAATTCTTTTTAATTATAAAATAACAATAAGACAAGGAATTGGAATTGTTATAGGATTACTTGCAATGTTGGAGATGATTATCTTACCCTATATTTTTAAAGGGAGTTTTATATTAACTAATAAGCTCAGTTTGTTACATGTAGGATTGTTAATTTTGGGGATTACAATGTTTTCTATAAACCTACTTATAATTAAAAATAAATTGACTCATGTAAAGCCAATTAATTTGGTGGCCATGACTTATGTTGCTGCAGGAATAATGTCAATACCCATTATATTTTCTCAAGAAGAAATAGTTTCTTTACATTTTTTGTCAAATGAAAGTTTTATATATGTTCTAGCATTAGCTCTATTAAGTTCAATTTTAGGAAAATGGTTATATACGAATATAATTAATCTGTTTTCACATGTGGAAGCTTCTTCGACTACATATTTGATTCCTTTTGTAGCAGTTATTTTAGGGTGGCTAGATGGAGAAAACATATCCTTATTTCAACTGAGTTGTTTTATATGTATCCTTTTATCAGTATATTTAATAAGCAAAAAACAAGCATAGCTTTTATTAAAAAGTTGTAGGATGTAAAGCTTTTCTTTTGGAAATATAATCCTATATTTGTAGTTATATAAGTTTATTTTCATGGAGAACTTCATTGTATCAGCTAGAAAATACCGTCCGAAAGAATTTTCAGATGTAGTAGGTCAAAAATCTATTACAGATACGTTAGTACAATCTATTGAAAATAATCACTTAGCACAAGCATTATTATTTTGTGGACCTCGTGGAGTAGGAAAAACAACTTGTGCTCGAATTTTAGCTCGAAAAATTAATGAAGAAATTAATGCTACAGGAGATGAAGATTATGCATTTAATATTTTTGAATTAGATGCTGCTTCGAATAATTCAGTAGACGATATTCGAAATTTAATTGAGCAAGTTCGTTTTGCACCACAACAGGGTAAATACAAAGTATACATCATTGATGAGGTTCATATGCTTTCACAAGCAGCATTTAATGCATTTCTAAAGACATTAGAAGAGCCACCTTCTCATGCAATTTTTATTTTGGCGACGACAGAAAAACATAAAATTATCCCTACAATTTTATCACGTTGTCAAATTTATGATTTTAAACGTATATCTGTTTTAGATATTAAAACTCATTTAAAAACTATATGTAAAGATCAAAATATCATTGCTGAAGATGATGCGTTACATTTGATTGCTCAAAAAGCAGATGGTGCCTTACGTGATGCGTTATCCATTTTTGATAGAGTTGTTTCCTTTTCAGGAGAAGGTAATCTAACAGTAGAAAATGTTTCTAAAAATCTGAATATATTAGATTATGATTCTTATTTTAACATAATAGAATTAGCTCTAAATAATAAAATACAAGAAATATTATTAGCCTATAATACTATTGTAAATAAAGGATTTGATGGACATTTGTTTATTGCAGGTTTGGCTTCTCATTGTAGAGATTTATTGGTAGCAAAAGATCCACAAACCATATCATTGTTAGAAGTAGGAGAAAATACACAACAAAAATATTTAGAACAATCACAAAAAGCGTCATTACCATTTTTAATGAATGCTTTAGAAGTATGTTCCCAAGCTGATGTAGCATACCGAACAAGTAAGAATCAGCGATTAACAGTCGAGATAGCTTTAATGCAACTAGCTTCCTTAACTACAGAAAATGAAGGCTTAAAAAAAAAAGGTTTAGAATAATTGCACCACCACAAACTCCCATTGTTTCTAAGAAAAGTTCCAATATTCCAAAAGTTATTGAAAAGAAAGAAGAAGTAGTTGAAATAAAAACACAACAAATTTCATCTTCAGTAACTGTTTCCCAAACTAGTATTCGTCGTAGATCTAGCTTGAGTATTAAATCTGCTATGGAAGCTAAAGAAAAAGTGGTTGAAACAACAATTGATACAACAAATCTTCCAAAAGATGAATTTAAACAATTACATGTGGATGCTTTTTGGAAAGAATATTTGAATGAGCTTAAAAAATCAGGAGATTTTGCTGTTTTTAATGCATTAAATCATGTAAAAGTTGAATTAAAGGAAAATTTTGAATTATTATTTCGAGTAACTTCTAATGCTACGCAAGAAGAATTTAATAAACAGCGTAATATAATTGGGCGTAAATTTAAAGAAGGATTAAATAATCATCATATTCAATTAAAAACTGAAATTGTTGAAATTGAGTCTGGGAAGATATTATATAATCCTAAGGAAAAATATGAATATTTGGTGAAAAAGAATCCTAATTTAGAAATTTTACGTAAGAATTTAGATTTGGATATCTATGGTTAATCATTCTTTAAAAAAAATAGCAACTGCAGTGGCTTTTTCTCCACGTTTAAAAGCTAATTTAAATGAATCGGTTCGCCTTGCTCAAAAGTTAGATGCTACGCTAGTATTAATACATGTAGGGAAAAAAACATCTAAAAAAGAAGAAACGATTCGTCAGTTTTTACAAGAATTGATGTTTGAAACCAATCTTGAAATTATATGGAAAGAAGGAAACCCTGTTGAAGTAATCGCTTCTACAACTAATGATTTGGGGGTTGATTTATTGATAGCTGGAGCTATGATTAACGAAACATTATATCGTTATTATGTTGGATCGATCGCACGAAAATTAACTCGAACAGTAAATTGCTCACTATTGCTATTAACCAATCCATCAGAAAAAGAGCGTTTTTTAGATAAAGTAGTTGTGAATGGTATAGAAAACCCCAAAACAGCTTATACAATTAAAGTAGGAGTTGAATTTTCGAAAAAAATAGCATCTAAAAATTTACACATAGTTGAAGAAGTTAATCCAAAATTAATAAAAGTAACAGCTAAGGATAGTAAAACCATTAAAAAAGCAGAAGTAATTCGTGATCGAATACGTAAAAGAGAGCAACAACGAGTGAAGGAATTATTAGCTGAAATCAATACAGGGACTCTTCGAATTGAAAGTAAAGTTATTTTTGGCAAATCGGGTTACTCTATAGCTCATTATACTCAAAGTATAAAAGCAGATCTTTTAATTATGAATTCTTCCGATAAAAGAATGTCTATTCTAGACCGAATTTTCAAACATGATATTGAATTTGTTCTTTCTGATTTACCTTCTGATTTACTTATTATAAAAAAATAAACAAGAATTATATTAGTAATATTATAATTATTACCGTTGGTCGAAATTAATAAGAGGATATAATTTATACTTACTACATTGTGGTTCAATAACAGAAGATATATTTATTAAAAAAAGGGTATATTAGATAATTATTTTTTTTAGTATTAAATAATATTTGTTAATTTTGTTAATGAAAAGTTAAATAGAAAATTAGATAGTTACATGAGAAAGATTTTATTATTATCATTGATTATTATAGGGTTAATGATGTCGTCGGTAAATGCACAAGTAGGAATCGGAACGGATTCACCTAAGTCTGCATTAGATGTTGCAAGTACAACTTCTGGAATTTTAATTCCAAGACTAACAGCAACTCAAATTTTAGCTATTGATAAAATAGCAGATCATAATGGAATGTTGGTGTATGCTACGGATACTTCTGGAGCTATAACCAGTACAGGTTTTTGGTATTATGATTCAGCTACGTCAGGTTGGAAAACAATGAGTACTGGATCTGGTGGTGGTGGAGCAACTCAAACTGTTATCTATGCTGAAACTTCAGGAACTGAAATAACAGTATCAGAAGCTACAGAACAACAAATATTAACAGAGACTATTACACTTTCAGCAGTTAGTACAGTTGATGTAGAAGGAGTTTTAAATGTAAAGTCAAGTAATCAAAGTATTGTTCCAGAATTACGATTAGAAATTAAGGATGCAACGGATGCTGTAGTATTTACTAAAACAGTACGTAAAGGAATGTTGACAACTCCAACCGTTCAGTTACAAGATGATTTAGGAATTTATGGAATAAAAGAAAATTTAGGTTCAGGAACTTATACTGTAAGTTTGTATGCTTCTCAACCTAGCTGTTGTAATGTTTCGGGATTATCTTTTGTAACAGGAGGTAGTGATACGTTATCTTTTATGAAAATTACGTATTAATACAGCATATTGAATTAATAAAAGATTAAATTTTTAGTCTAAACTTTAAAACACTATGAGAAATACATTTAAATGTTTTTTCTCTTCTTTTTCTTACTTTTTGTGATTTACAGAAAGTTAAATTCAAATTCTAAATGTTTTGGATTTATGATTTAATTTAGTGCTTGACTATTGAAAGATGGAAGGATAATGATTGATCGTTTTACAATTATCCTATGATAGTTAAATAGAAACTAGGTTCAGACTAATAAAAAATAGAAAATTTTAAAATGTTTTCTGTTTCCTAAGATGTAATAGAGAAGATTAGTTTTGGGGAAGACTAATTTTATAAAACGATATTATTCATAATTAATATTACATTTTATATATAAAAAAAACTCAAAAAGTAGAACAGTATTTAATAATAAGATTCATCTACAAAATTTTTAAGAGGGGGAATTTTTGTAACGGATTAGACTATTTACCGATATAAAAAATGAAAAGTTTAAAACAATTACTTTTGGTATTGTTTCCAGTGTTATTTTTTTCACAGGAAATAGAA from Flavobacteriaceae bacterium UJ101 encodes:
- a CDS encoding ATP-dependent Clp protease ATP-binding subunit ClpX (ATP-dependent specificity component of the Clp protease. It directs the protease to specific substrates. Can perform chaperone functions in the absence of ClpP; Belongs to the ClpX chaperone family.), giving the protein MSEQNKCSFCGKNENEVSILIAGLDGHICNNCAEQANGIVTQELSHKSQEQLEEELVLHSPKAIKEFLDQYVIGQDEAKKTLSVAVYNHYKRILNQREEGEDDVEIQKSNVIIAGETGTGKTLLAKTIARLLNVPFTIVDATVLTQAGYVGEDVESILSRLLQDADYNVDRAERGIIFIDEIDKIARKGDNPSITRDVSGEGVQQALLKILEGSIVNVPPQGGRKHPDQKYIQVNTTNILFIAGGAFVGIKDKISSRLNTSIIGYSLARKENIDKDNLLKYVNAQDLRSFGLIPELIGRLPVLTYLNPLEKSVLLKILIEPKNSLIKQYVKLFALDDVELKIDDEALETIVDYAIDLGLGARGLRSLCEVIFRDYMFNIEDYKGVLNISKKEIEEKMKVVDLTRFN
- a CDS encoding UPF0053 inner membrane protein YgdQ (Belongs to the UPF0053 family.); amino-acid sequence: MSFLTFLDAGWLDVFTNPQAWVALLTLTFLEIVLGIDNIVFISIVSGKLDPKDQPKARNIGLGLAMIFRIILLFGIKWVLSLQESLFHLDVWGFSVAPSGQSIIILIGGLFLLYKAVSEIHHKLEGDEEETAKASGGNLTNAIFQIAMLNLVFSFDSILTAIGLVSLDQPPLGFGETGGLIIMVLAVVISIIIMMAFAGPVSKFVNEHPTIQILGLSFLILIGVMLLAEGSHLAHLTFGEMEIHAIPKGYLYFAIFFSLAVEFINIKMRKNRNPIELNYSEIEDEKLK
- the DPO3G|dnaX gene encoding DNA-directed DNA polymerase (DNA polymerase III is a complex, multichain enzyme responsible for most of the replicative synthesis in bacteria. This DNA polymerase also exhibits 3' to 5' exonuclease activity. Belongs to the DnaX/STICHEL family.; KEGG: bth:BT_1610 DNA polymerase III subunit gamma/tau), yielding MENFIVSARKYRPKEFSDVVGQKSITDTLVQSIENNHLAQALLFCGPRGVGKTTCARILARKINEEINATGDEDYAFNIFELDAASNNSVDDIRNLIEQVRFAPQQGKYKVYIIDEVHMLSQAAFNAFLKTLEEPPSHAIFILATTEKHKIIPTILSRCQIYDFKRISVLDIKTHLKTICKDQNIIAEDDALHLIAQKADGALRDALSIFDRVVSFSGEGNLTVENVSKNLNILDYDSYFNIIELALNNKIQEILLAYNTIVNKGFDGHLFIAGLASHCRDLLVAKDPQTISLLEVGENTQQKYLEQSQKASLPFLMNALEVCSQADVAYRTSKNQRLTVEIALMQLASLTTENEGLKKKGLE
- a CDS encoding DNA-directed DNA polymerase (KEGG: mrs:Murru_2429 DNA polymerase III subunit gamma/tau), producing the protein MEAKEKVVETTIDTTNLPKDEFKQLHVDAFWKEYLNELKKSGDFAVFNALNHVKVELKENFELLFRVTSNATQEEFNKQRNIIGRKFKEGLNNHHIQLKTEIVEIESGKILYNPKEKYEYLVKKNPNLEILRKNLDLDIYG